From the Telopea speciosissima isolate NSW1024214 ecotype Mountain lineage unplaced genomic scaffold, Tspe_v1 Tspe_v1.0080, whole genome shotgun sequence genome, one window contains:
- the LOC122647586 gene encoding uncharacterized protein LOC122647586 isoform X2 produces MGTSDPYVVIQFDGQVVKSKVKWGTKEPTWNEEFTLNIKLPPTKILQVAAWDANLVTPHKRMGNAGLNLEAFCDGNVHEVLVELEGMGGGGRIYLEVNYKSFEEIDREKPGWRIPFVSDFLEKNGFKSALKLIVGSETVQARQFVEYAFGQLKSFNDDYLQDQFSKRDTFDIEGSRKSENQVGVPDKTSQPEGSPEDSFSVINDGQDRNLLESPTNNSSGDYETSSSVNTKVHESMQSDKHFWKNFADFTNQTVVQKLGIPIQEKIKWDGFDLLNRIGSQSRKIAEAGYVESGLATPKSQDNNGSTTGRPTISAIQSSLPDIKKASSDVLRQTDSILGALMVLTAAFSEKYKQAGSVEKKETEKDASTTVQDDVSGYHVNGKVGGTLDVSVLDQRKEEEMKSLFSTAESAMEAWAMLATSLGHPSFIKSEFEKICFLDNASTDTQVAIWRDSSRKRLVVAFRGTEQVRWKDLRTDLMLAPTGLNPERVGGDFKQEVQVHSGFLSAYDSVRTRIMSLIKMAIGFVDGAEVVNKWHIYVTGHSLGGALATLLALELSSSQWAKKLKIAGEL; encoded by the exons ATG GGAACAAGCGATCCATATGTGGTTATTCAATTCGATGGACAAGTTGTCAAAAGCAAGGTTAAATGGGG GACCAAAGAACCAACATGGAATGAGGAGTTTACTCTAAACATTAAGTTACCCCCTACCAAAATTCTTCAG GTTGCAGCTTGGGATGCAAACCTTGTAACTCCACATAAGCGTATGGGCAATGCAGGCCTTAACCTGGAAGCCTTTTGTGATG GAAACGTGCATGAGGTGCTGGTGGAATTGGAAGGCATGGGAGGTGGTGGAAGGATATATCTAGAG gtAAACTATAAAAGCTTTGAAGAAATTGATCGAGAGAAACCAGGGTGGCGGATCCCTTTTGTTTCAGATTTTCTTGAAAAGAACGGTTTCAAGTCTGCTCTAAAACTGATTGTTGGATCTGAGACTGTACAAGCACGTCAGTTTGTGGAGTATGCATTTGGGCAATTGAAGTCATTCAATGATGATTACCTTCAAGATCAATTTTCTAAGAGGGATACCTTTGACATTGAAGGCTCTAGAAAATCTGAAAATCAAGTTGGTGTTCCTGATAAGACTTCACAGCCTGAGGGTAGCCCAGAAGATTCTTTTTCTGTAATAAATGATGGGCAAGACAGAAATTTACTGGAGAGTCCAACTAATAATAGTTCAGGGGATTATGAAACTAGCTCTTCCGTGAATACAAAAGTTCATGAATCTATGCAATCAGATAAACATTTTTGGAAGAATTTTGCTGATTTTACCAATCAAACTGTTGTTCAGAAGCTCGGTATACCGATTCAAGAGAAAATAAAGTGGGATGGATTTGACTTACTGAATAGAATCGGCTCACAATCACGTAAGATTGCAGAAGCGGGTTATGTTGAATCGGGGCTTGCAACTCCAAAAAGTCAGGATAACAATGGTTCTACAACTGGACGACCTACCATCAGTGCAATTCAATCTTCCCTTCCAGATATTAAGAAGGCATCATCAGATGTATTAAGACAAACTGATTCCATTTTAGGAGCACTAATGGTTCTTACGGCTGCATTTTCTGAAAAGTATAAGCAAGCAGGTTCagtggaaaagaaagaaactgaaAAAGATGCTTCCACCACAGTGCAGGATGACGTTTCAGGATATCATGTGAATGGAAAGGTAGGTGGCACCTTGGATGTATCTGTGTTGgatcaaagaaaagaagaggagatgaAGTCACTATTTTCAACAGCAGAGAGTGCGATGGAGGCATGGGCTATGCTTGCCACTTCATTGGGTCATCCAAGTTTTATTAAATCTGAATTTGAGAAGATATGTTTTCTTGATAATGCGTCCACTGATACACAG GTAGCAATTTGGCGTGATTCTTCAAGGAAAAGATTAGTTGTTGCTTTCAGGGGAACTGAACAG GTAAGGTGGAAGGATTTGCGAACTGATTTAATGCTAGCTCCTACTGG GCTAAATCCTGAGAGGGTAGGTGGCGATTTCAAGCAAGAAGTTCAA GTTCATAGTGGTTTTTTAAGCGCATATGATTCAGTGAGGACTAGGATCATGTCACTTATTAAGATGGCAATTGGTTTTGT